One part of the Scatophagus argus isolate fScaArg1 chromosome 12, fScaArg1.pri, whole genome shotgun sequence genome encodes these proteins:
- the cul4b gene encoding cullin-4B: protein MFPTGLSSPNPPPPPTQEARAAATDVKNDSGNITSPKKRKINGSEREDTTDTISSSPPKTLNSSSSSSSSSSSCSPTPLHIQKKLRFEDSVDFIGLDVKMAEEAAAAAASCSNNKSKAVFLSGGVGHHANGLTKSAGSGTFSNSKPGAAKKLVIKNFKDKPKLPENYIQETWQKLKEAVEAIQNSTSIKYNLEELYQAVENLCSHKISAKLYKQLRAVCEDHIKAQIDQFREDALDSVLFLKKIDKCWQDHCRQMIMIRSIFLFLDRTYVLQNSMLPSIWDMGLELFRFYIISDLKVQSKTIDGILLLIERERNGEAIDRSLLRSLLSMLSDLQIYQDSFEQRFLEETNRLYAAEGQRLMQEREVPEYLHHVNKRLEEEADRVITYLDQSTQKPLIATVEKQLLGEHLTATLQKGLTHLLDENRIQDLSLLYQLFSRVRGGVQVLLQHWIEYIKAFGSTIVINPEKDKTMVQELLDFKDKVDHIIDICFMKNEKFVNAMKEAFETFINKRPNKPAELIAKHVDSKLRAGNKEATDEELEKMLDKIMIIFRFIYGKDVFEAFYKKDLAKRLLVGKSASVDAEKSMLSKLKHECGAAFTSKLEGMFKDMELSKDIMVQFKQYMQCQNIPGNIELTVNILTMGYWPTYVPMEVHLPPEMVRLQEIFKTFYLGKHSGRKLQWQSTLGHCVLKAEFKEGKKELQVSLFQTLVLLMFNEGEEFTLEEIKLATGIEDSELRRTLQSLACGKARVLTKIPKSKDVEDGDKFSCNDDFKHKLFRIKINQIQMKETVEEQASTTERVFQDRQYQIDAAIVRIMKMRKTLSHNLLMSEVYNQLKFPVKPADLKKRIESLIDRDYMERDKENSNQYNYVA from the exons ATGTTTCCAACAGGTTTATCTTCCCCTAATCCCCCACCACCGCCAACCCAGGAGGCTAGAGCAGCGGCTACTGATGTCAAAAACGACAGCGGTAACATCACATCTCCgaagaagaggaaaataaacGGCTCAGAGAGGGAAGACACTACTGACACGATCTCTTCTTCGCCTCCCAAGACCCTGaattcctcctcctcatcttcttcttcctcgtcctcctgctcTCCCACTCCGCTGCACATTCAGAAGAAGTTGAGGTTTGAGGATTCAGTGGATTTCATTGGACTGGATGTGAAAATGGcagaggaggctgctgctgctgctgcttcgtGCTCtaataacaaaagcaaagccGTGTTCCTGTCCGGTGGCGTGGGACACCATGCAAACGGACTGACGAAATCCGCAGGCTCCGGCACCTTTTCCAACAGTAAACCTGGTGCTGCCAAGAAACTAGTCATCAAGAATTTCAAAG ATAAGCCCAAATTGCCTGAGAACTACATACAGGAGACATGGCAGAAGCTGAAGGAGGCGGTCGAGGCCATACAGAACAGCACTTCAATCAAATACAATCTCGAGGAGCTCTACCAG GCTGTGGAGAACCTGTGCTCCCATAAGATATCTGCCAAGCTTTACAAACAGCTGAGGGCTGTGTGTGAAGACCACATCAAGGCACAGATTGATCAATTCAGAGA GGATGCCCTGGACAGTGTGCTCTTCCTAAAGAAAATTGACAAGTGCTGGCAGGATCACTGCAGACAAATG ATCATGATTAGgagtatatttttgtttctggaCCGCACCTATGTTTTACAAAATTCAATGCTGCCATCAATCTG GGACATGGGTCTAGAGCTGTTCAGGTTCTACATCATCAGTGATCTGAAAGTCCAGAGCAAAACCATCGACGGGATTCTGCTGCTGATCGAGAGGGAGCGAAACGGCGAGGCGATAGACCGCAGTCTACTGAGGAGCCTGCTGAGCATGCTCTCTGACCTGCAG ATTTACCAAGACTCCTTTGAGCAACGCTTTTTGGAGGAAACTAATCGACTATACGCTGCAGAGGGACAGAGGCTCatgcaggagagagag gtGCCAGAGTATCTCCATCATGTCAACAAAcgcctggaggaggaggctgacAGGGTCATCACATATCTAGACCAGAGCACACA GAAACCACTCATCGCTACTGTGGAGAAGCAGTTGCTGGGTGAACATCTCACAGCTACCCTGCAGAAAG GGTTGACTCACCTGCTGGACGAGAACAGAATTCAGGATCTATCTCTTCTCTATCAGCTCTTCAGTCGAGTGCGAGGTGGAGTTCAGGTGCTCCTGCAACACTGGATAGAGTACATAAAG GCTTTTGGAAGCACAATCGTAATCAAtccagaaaaagacaaaacgaTGGTGCAAGAGTTGCTGGACTTCAAAGACAAGGTGGATCACATCATTGACATCTGCTTCATGAAGAACGAGAAATTTGTCAACGCCATGAAGGAAGCTTTCGAAACATTCATCAACAAACGGCCAAACAAACCGGCAGAGCTCATAG CAAAACACGTGGATTCAAAGCTAAGGGCAGGAAACAAAGAGGCAACAGATGAAGAACTGGAGAAGATGCTGGATAAGATCATGATTATCTTCAGATTCATCTATG GAAAAGATGTTTTTGAGGCCTTTTACAAGAAGGATCTGGCCAAGAGGTTGCTGGTTGGCAAAAGCGCCTCAGTGGATGCTGAAAAATCAATGCTGTCAAAGCTGAAACATG AATGTGGAGCAGCATTCACCAGCAAGCTGGAGGGGATGTTCAAGGATATGGAGCTTTCGAAAGACATCATGGTGCAGTTCAAACAG tatATGCAGTGCCAAAATATTCCTGGCAACATTGAGCTGACAGTGAACATTCTCACTATGGGTTACTGGCCAACCTACGTCCCGATGGAAGTGCACCTTCCTCCTGAG ATGGTGCGACTGCAAGAGATCTTTAAGACCTTCTACCTGGGAAAACACAGCGGCAGGAAGCTGCAGTGGCAGTCAACACTCGGTCATTGTGTCTTAAAAGCTGAATTTAAAGAG GGCAAGAAGGAGCTGCAGGTGTCACTTTTTCAAACACTTGTGCTACTGATGTTTAACGAAGGCGAGGAGTTCACCCTGGAGGAGATCAAACTGGCAACAGGAATAG AGGACAGTGAACTGCGTCGGACCCTTCAGTCACTCGCTTGTGGAAAAGCACGTGTCCTCACCAAAATCCCAAAAAGCAAAGATGTGGAGGATGGAGACAAGTTTTCTTGCAATGACGACTTCAAACACAAGCTCTTCAGGATCAAAATAAACCAGATCCAGATGAAAGAAACG GTGGAGGAGCAAGCCAGTACCACAGAAAGGGTCTTTCAGGATCGTCAGTATCAGATTGACGCTGCCATTGTGCGGATcatgaagatgaggaagacTCTGAGCCATAATCTCTTGATGTCTGAGGTGTACAACCAGCTCAAGTTCCCTGTCAAG CCTGCTGACTTGAAGAAGAGGATAGAGTCTCTTATTGACAGGGACTATATGGAACGTGACAAGGAGAACTCCAACCAGTACAACTATGTGgcttaa
- the mcts1 gene encoding malignant T-cell-amplified sequence 1, with protein MFKKFDEKENVSNCIQLKTSVIKGIKNQLVDQFPEIESWLNHIMPKKDPVKIVRCHEHIEILTVNGELLFFRQREGPFYPTLRLLHKYPFILPHQQVDKGAIKFVLSGANIMCPGLTSPGAKLYPADVDTVVAIMAEGKQHALSVGVMKMSAESIEKVNKGIGIENVHYLNDGLWHMKTYK; from the exons ATGTTTAAAAA atTTGATGAGAAGGAAAATGTGTCCAACTGTATCCAGCTGAAAACATCAGTGATCAAAGGCATCAAAAATCAGCTGGTGGATCAGTTTCCCGAAATCGAGTCATGGCTAAATCACATAATGCCAAAAAAGGACCCTGTCAAAATAGTGAGATG CCATGAACACATTGAAATCTTGACAGTGAACGGAGAGCTGCTCTTcttcagacagagagaaggaccATTCTACCCAACGCTCAGGCTGTTGCATAAAT ATCCTTTCATTCTTCCACATCAGCAAGTAGACAAAGGGGccattaaatttgttttaagtgGAGCCAACATCATGTGCCCCGGGCTGACTTCACCAGGAGCTAAACTCTACCCAGCTGATGTCGACACAGTAGTT GCCATAATGGCAGAGGGGAAACAACATGCACTTAGTGTTGGTGTTATGAAGATGTCTGCAGAAAGCAT agaaaaagtcaACAAGGGAATTGGCATTGAGAACGTTCACTATCTGAATGACGGACTGTGGCACATGAAGACGTATAAATAA
- the c1galt1c1 gene encoding C1GALT1-specific chaperone 1: MLSEGGSFMKGMVMGGLFCLVLSLLGSFSPSLESRTEDHHHHHHVRAPRKDELTRLSGGQMQLLSNQVRVSCIIMVQPKILVYWATAVDTWSKHCDKAVFYTSESSKALEAVDLNEKDDWARLRKALKHAYENAGDLRWFFVAQPTTFAIIENLKYLVLTKDPSEPFYLGNTLKSGELDYVAYDSGIVLSYEALKRLVSVFQDEDKCPERGRSLWKLSEDKQLAVCLKYTGVFAENGEDVHGKGLFNSKSVDSLITDSMKDNPTNVVEGCCSDMAVTFSGMSPNQMQVMMFGVYRLRPYGHDFHDSLAFYPPEGSDND; encoded by the coding sequence ATGTTGTCTGAAGGAGGCTCTTTCATGAAGGGCATGGTCATGGGAGGCCTCTTCTGCTTGGTGCTGTCGCTCCTGGGTAGTTTCAGCCCCAGCTTGGAGTCCAGGACAGAggaccaccaccatcatcatcatgtcaggGCTCCGAGGAAAGATGAGCTGACAAGGCTCTCAGGCGGGCAGATGCAGCTGTTGAGCAATCAAGTCCGGGTATCTTGCATTATCATGGTTCAACCCAAGATCCTTGTTTACTGGGCTACTGCTGTCGACACCTGGAGCAAACATTGTGATAAGGCTGTGTTTTACACCTCTGAGTCCTCTAAGGCGCTCGAGGCAGTAGACCTGAATGAAAAAGATGACTGGGCGAGGTTACGTAAAGCTCTGAAGCATGCTTATGAGAATGCTGGAGACCTGCGTTGGTTCTTTGTGGCACAACCCACCACATTTGCCATCATCGAGAACCTCAAATACCTGGTGCTCACAAAGGACCCCAGTGAGCCCTTCTACTTGGGTAACACTTTGAAGTCAGGGGAGCTTGACTATGTGGCATATGATAGTGGCATTGTTCTAAGTTACGAAGCACTGAAAAGGCTAGTAAGTGTGTTCCAGGATGAAGACAAATGTCCAGAAAGAGGACGTTCCCTGTGGAAGCTGAGTGAGGACAAGCAGCTGGCCGTGTGTCTCAAGTATACCGGTGTTTTTGCAGAGAATGGAGAAGATGTACACGGAAAGGGTCTGTTCAACAGCAAGAGTGTTGACAGCCTGATAACGGACAGCATGAAGGACAACCCCACTAATGTGGTGGAAGGCTGCTGCTCCGACATGGCAGTCACATTCAGTGGGATGTCTCCAAATCAAATGCAAGTCATGATGTTTGGAGTTTACAGACTTCGTCCTTACGGCCACGATTTTCACGACTCATTAGCATTTTACCCTCCTGAAGGTTCAGATAATGATTAG
- the urp1 gene encoding urotensin-related peptide 1, translated as MLSVAVFYLVAVICSARRTHALPLYPDANLEPRADFIQKLVSEVEEGPNTAEGEQREVNNLYPLLMEHNGGRDSWNKDKFSNMVEDLREAVLKLAAADKLRSQGFLRSEQNLPKTNKRACFWKYCVTN; from the exons ATGCTTTCTGTAGCTGTGTTTTACCTCGTAGCTGTGATTTGTTCTGCAAGACGGACACATGCTCTACCTCTGTACCCTGATGCCAACCTCGAGCCACGTGCAG ATTTCATTCAGAAATTAGTGTCAGAGGTAGAAGAGGGTCCCAACACTGCTGAGGGGGAGCAGAGAGAGGTGAACAATCTGTATCCTCTACTCATGGAGCACAATGGAGGAAGAGACTCCTGGAATAAAg ATAAATTTTCAAACATG GTGGAGGACCTCAGAGAAGCTGTTCTGAAGCTGGCAGCAGCGGACAAGCTTCGCTCTCAGGGTTTTCTTAGATCAGAGCAGAACttgccaaaaacaaacaaaagag CATGTTTCTGGAAATACTGCGTCACCAACTAG
- the clic2 gene encoding chloride intracellular channel protein 2: MALLQNSNKEPSIELFIKAGHDGENVGNCPFCQRLFMVLWLKGVKFTVTTVDMRKKPAELKDLAPGTNPPFLLYNGTLKTDFIKIEEFLEQTLAPPRYPHLSPLNKESFDVGADIFAKFSAFIKNSPNNAFHEKNLLREFKRLDDYLNSPLPEEIDHNSRETITVSKRKFLDGDRLTLADCNLLPKLHVIRVAAKKYCDFDIPAQFTGVWRYMENAYEREEFKQTCPADIEIEKAYFSVANNRK, from the exons ATGGCACTTCTGCAGAACTCTAACAAGGAGCCAAGCATCGAGTTATTCATCAAG gctGGACATGATGGGGAAAATGTGGGGAACTGCCCCTTCTGTCAAAGACTCTTCATGGTTTTGTGGCTAAAAGGAGTCAAGTTTACAGTGACCACTGTTGACATGAGGAA GAAGCCAGCTGAACTCAAAGACCTGGCCCCTGGGACTAaccctcctttcctcctttaCAACGGCACCCTCAAAACGGACTTCATCAAAATTGAAGAGTTTCTTGAACAAACACTGGCCCCTCCCAG GTATCCTCATCTGAGCCCACTAAACAAAGAGTCCTTTGACGTGGGCGCTGACATTTTTGCAAAGTTCTCTGCTTTCATTAAGAACAGTCCGAACAACGCCT TCCATGAGAAAAACCTGCTGCGGGAGTTCAAGCGTCTGGATGACTACCTGAACTCGCCCCTCCCCGAGGAGATCGACCACAACTCCAGAGAAACCATCACCGTCTCCAAGAGAAAGTTCCTGGACGGTGATCGCCTCACCTTAGCTGACTGCAACCTGCTGCCTAAACTGCACGTCATCAGG GTTGCTGCCAAGAAGTACTGCGACTTTGACATCCCAGCCCAGTTCACAGGCGTGTGGAGATACATGGAAAACGCCTATGAGAGAGAAGAGTTCAAACAGACGTGTCCAGCTGACATCGAAATTGAGAAGGCTTACTTTAGTGTGGccaacaacagaaaataa
- the si:ch73-335m24.2 gene encoding protein eva-1 homolog C isoform X2, which yields MHNDIAMDFFCFFLPLLLALMIHTTHSAPDFSVYLLTILKNHTAHACEGDSLIIECPSRTSVTVLSAFYGRRIPNQHLCPSANSNITVEEDTECSSPVAVEVHKAMLSESPLPSSKCAHDSRGRLQKSECVFSPLQKVLSECQDRQSCHIPVFSPVFGRDPCPLTTKYLLVSYKCRPEHHRTRLVCENERLRLMCKNETVLTIYSATFGHLLHGSPYCPQEPGSHTDMECLSPSALRKVSRRCHGRSNCSVMADTQTFGDPCFPGTRKHLRVSFTCVPRYLLEDVGRGSTDPFMISDYTHGLPERMALYFVSGICAGLVFLLCLFGLRSTLVRDVKDLFSELNDDLKASRRQRKELMEDLFDNDISDTSSFCRLTQSCRTTDIFSPSSLTVEMVSREVEQTRDLPNGDIWPHRDSSPYAIHKIKTYNI from the exons ATGCACAATGACATTGCAATGGatttcttttgcttcttcttaCCTCTTCTTTTGGCTCTGATGATCCACACTACACATTCAGCTCCTGATTTTTCTG tatATCTTCTCACAATCCTGAAGAACCACACGGCTCATGCGTGTGAAGGAGACTCACTCATCATTGAGTGTCCCTCCAGGACGTCTGTGACCGTCCTATCAGCTTTCTATGGACGACGTATTCCTAACCAGCATTTATGCCCCTCTGCAAACTCGAATATAACTGTGGAGGAGGACACAGAATGCTCTTCCCCAGTTGCTGTGGAGGTACATAAAGCCATGCTTTCTGAAAGCCCTCTGCCTTCCTCAAAATGTGCTCATGACTCACGGGGCAGATTACAGAAGTCAGAATGTGTTTTCTCGCCCTTGCAGaaagtgctgtcagagtgtcagGATCGCCAGTCCTGTCACATCCCTGTGTTCAGTCCAGTGTTTGGACGGGACCCCTGTCCCCTCACCACCAAGTACCTTCTGGTCTCCTACAAGTGCAGACCAG agcatCACCGCACAAGGTTGGTGTGTGAAAATGAGCGTCTGAGGCTGATGTGTAAAAATGAGACTGTCCTCACCATCTACTCTGCCACGTTTGGACACCTGCTGCATGGCAGTCCTTACTGTCCCCAGGAACCTGGATCACATACTGACATGG AGTGTTTGTCACCCTCGGCATTGAGGAAGGTGTCACGCAGATGTCATGGCAGATCCAACTGCTCAGTCATGGCCGACACTCAAACCTTTGGGGACCCTTGCTTCCCCGGCACCAGGAAACACCTGCGAGTGTCCTTCACTTGTG TGCCCCGGTATCTTCTGGAAGATGTGGGTCGAGGGTCAACAGATCCTTTCATGATCTCAGACTACACACATG GTCTCCCAGAACGAATGGCTCTATACTTTGTCTCCGGCATCTGTGCTGGTCTGGTTTTCCTGCTCTGCTTGTTTGGTCTGCGCTCCACTCTAGTGAGGGATGTGAAAGATCTGTTTTCTGAGCTGAATGACGACCTGAAAGCATCTCGCAGACAGCGCAAGGAGCTCATGGAAGACCTCTTTGACAATGACATCTCAGACACGTCATCCTTCTGTCGCCTCACGCAATCATGCCGCACAACAGACATCTTCAGTCCTTCCAGTTTGACAGTAGAGATGGTCAGTCGTGAGGTGGAACAGACGAGAGATCTGCCCAATGGTGACATTTGGCCACATCGAGATTCAAGCCCTTATGCTATTCATAAGATCAAAACCTATAACATTTGA
- the si:ch73-335m24.2 gene encoding protein eva-1 homolog C isoform X1, which translates to MHNDIAMDFFCFFLPLLLALMIHTTHSAPDFSVYLLTILKNHTAHACEGDSLIIECPSRTSVTVLSAFYGRRIPNQHLCPSANSNITVEEDTECSSPVAVEVHKAMLSESPLPSSKCAHDSRGRLQKSECVFSPLQKVLSECQDRQSCHIPVFSPVFGRDPCPLTTKYLLVSYKCRPEHHRTRLVCENERLRLMCKNETVLTIYSATFGHLLHGSPYCPQEPGSHTDMECLSPSALRKVSRRCHGRSNCSVMADTQTFGDPCFPGTRKHLRVSFTCVPRYLLEDVGRGSTDPFMISDYTHGGWYTGPTYRPQNMLLTNSLEIIEQILGLPERMALYFVSGICAGLVFLLCLFGLRSTLVRDVKDLFSELNDDLKASRRQRKELMEDLFDNDISDTSSFCRLTQSCRTTDIFSPSSLTVEMVSREVEQTRDLPNGDIWPHRDSSPYAIHKIKTYNI; encoded by the exons ATGCACAATGACATTGCAATGGatttcttttgcttcttcttaCCTCTTCTTTTGGCTCTGATGATCCACACTACACATTCAGCTCCTGATTTTTCTG tatATCTTCTCACAATCCTGAAGAACCACACGGCTCATGCGTGTGAAGGAGACTCACTCATCATTGAGTGTCCCTCCAGGACGTCTGTGACCGTCCTATCAGCTTTCTATGGACGACGTATTCCTAACCAGCATTTATGCCCCTCTGCAAACTCGAATATAACTGTGGAGGAGGACACAGAATGCTCTTCCCCAGTTGCTGTGGAGGTACATAAAGCCATGCTTTCTGAAAGCCCTCTGCCTTCCTCAAAATGTGCTCATGACTCACGGGGCAGATTACAGAAGTCAGAATGTGTTTTCTCGCCCTTGCAGaaagtgctgtcagagtgtcagGATCGCCAGTCCTGTCACATCCCTGTGTTCAGTCCAGTGTTTGGACGGGACCCCTGTCCCCTCACCACCAAGTACCTTCTGGTCTCCTACAAGTGCAGACCAG agcatCACCGCACAAGGTTGGTGTGTGAAAATGAGCGTCTGAGGCTGATGTGTAAAAATGAGACTGTCCTCACCATCTACTCTGCCACGTTTGGACACCTGCTGCATGGCAGTCCTTACTGTCCCCAGGAACCTGGATCACATACTGACATGG AGTGTTTGTCACCCTCGGCATTGAGGAAGGTGTCACGCAGATGTCATGGCAGATCCAACTGCTCAGTCATGGCCGACACTCAAACCTTTGGGGACCCTTGCTTCCCCGGCACCAGGAAACACCTGCGAGTGTCCTTCACTTGTG TGCCCCGGTATCTTCTGGAAGATGTGGGTCGAGGGTCAACAGATCCTTTCATGATCTCAGACTACACACATG GTGGATGGTACACTGGCCCCACCTACAGGCCTCAAAACATGCTCTTAACCAACTCTCTGGAGATCATTGAACAAATATTGG GTCTCCCAGAACGAATGGCTCTATACTTTGTCTCCGGCATCTGTGCTGGTCTGGTTTTCCTGCTCTGCTTGTTTGGTCTGCGCTCCACTCTAGTGAGGGATGTGAAAGATCTGTTTTCTGAGCTGAATGACGACCTGAAAGCATCTCGCAGACAGCGCAAGGAGCTCATGGAAGACCTCTTTGACAATGACATCTCAGACACGTCATCCTTCTGTCGCCTCACGCAATCATGCCGCACAACAGACATCTTCAGTCCTTCCAGTTTGACAGTAGAGATGGTCAGTCGTGAGGTGGAACAGACGAGAGATCTGCCCAATGGTGACATTTGGCCACATCGAGATTCAAGCCCTTATGCTATTCATAAGATCAAAACCTATAACATTTGA
- the si:ch73-335m24.2 gene encoding protein eva-1 homolog C isoform X3, producing MHNDIAMDFFCFFLPLLLALMIHTTHSAPDFSVYLLTILKNHTAHACEGDSLIIECPSRTSVTVLSAFYGRRIPNQHLCPSANSNITVEEDTECSSPVAVEKVLSECQDRQSCHIPVFSPVFGRDPCPLTTKYLLVSYKCRPEHHRTRLVCENERLRLMCKNETVLTIYSATFGHLLHGSPYCPQEPGSHTDMECLSPSALRKVSRRCHGRSNCSVMADTQTFGDPCFPGTRKHLRVSFTCVPRYLLEDVGRGSTDPFMISDYTHGGWYTGPTYRPQNMLLTNSLEIIEQILGLPERMALYFVSGICAGLVFLLCLFGLRSTLVRDVKDLFSELNDDLKASRRQRKELMEDLFDNDISDTSSFCRLTQSCRTTDIFSPSSLTVEMVSREVEQTRDLPNGDIWPHRDSSPYAIHKIKTYNI from the exons ATGCACAATGACATTGCAATGGatttcttttgcttcttcttaCCTCTTCTTTTGGCTCTGATGATCCACACTACACATTCAGCTCCTGATTTTTCTG tatATCTTCTCACAATCCTGAAGAACCACACGGCTCATGCGTGTGAAGGAGACTCACTCATCATTGAGTGTCCCTCCAGGACGTCTGTGACCGTCCTATCAGCTTTCTATGGACGACGTATTCCTAACCAGCATTTATGCCCCTCTGCAAACTCGAATATAACTGTGGAGGAGGACACAGAATGCTCTTCCCCAGTTGCTGTGGAG aaagtgctgtcagagtgtcagGATCGCCAGTCCTGTCACATCCCTGTGTTCAGTCCAGTGTTTGGACGGGACCCCTGTCCCCTCACCACCAAGTACCTTCTGGTCTCCTACAAGTGCAGACCAG agcatCACCGCACAAGGTTGGTGTGTGAAAATGAGCGTCTGAGGCTGATGTGTAAAAATGAGACTGTCCTCACCATCTACTCTGCCACGTTTGGACACCTGCTGCATGGCAGTCCTTACTGTCCCCAGGAACCTGGATCACATACTGACATGG AGTGTTTGTCACCCTCGGCATTGAGGAAGGTGTCACGCAGATGTCATGGCAGATCCAACTGCTCAGTCATGGCCGACACTCAAACCTTTGGGGACCCTTGCTTCCCCGGCACCAGGAAACACCTGCGAGTGTCCTTCACTTGTG TGCCCCGGTATCTTCTGGAAGATGTGGGTCGAGGGTCAACAGATCCTTTCATGATCTCAGACTACACACATG GTGGATGGTACACTGGCCCCACCTACAGGCCTCAAAACATGCTCTTAACCAACTCTCTGGAGATCATTGAACAAATATTGG GTCTCCCAGAACGAATGGCTCTATACTTTGTCTCCGGCATCTGTGCTGGTCTGGTTTTCCTGCTCTGCTTGTTTGGTCTGCGCTCCACTCTAGTGAGGGATGTGAAAGATCTGTTTTCTGAGCTGAATGACGACCTGAAAGCATCTCGCAGACAGCGCAAGGAGCTCATGGAAGACCTCTTTGACAATGACATCTCAGACACGTCATCCTTCTGTCGCCTCACGCAATCATGCCGCACAACAGACATCTTCAGTCCTTCCAGTTTGACAGTAGAGATGGTCAGTCGTGAGGTGGAACAGACGAGAGATCTGCCCAATGGTGACATTTGGCCACATCGAGATTCAAGCCCTTATGCTATTCATAAGATCAAAACCTATAACATTTGA